One Alphaproteobacteria bacterium LSUCC0396 genomic region harbors:
- the coaE gene encoding dephospho-CoA kinase (Dephospho-CoA kinase (CoaE) performs the final step in coenzyme A biosynthesis.), with translation MKIIGLTGSIAAGKSTVAGWVRDLGIAIHDADAAVHELLGPDGAAVADIIGVFGADTGSIAMGIDRQALGNLVFANPPRRKQLEAILHPMVRQHRDAFIHRHRAAGAPAILLDVPLLFETGGEAICDYVIVVYASTATITQRALSRTGMTAAKLEAILASQMPVAEKKQRADLLLDTDLDQDATRQDLIRWLSAIDVPMVEAGKS, from the coding sequence ATGAAAATCATCGGGCTAACAGGATCAATTGCGGCTGGGAAATCAACGGTCGCTGGATGGGTTCGCGACCTTGGCATTGCCATTCATGACGCTGATGCGGCAGTGCATGAATTGCTGGGGCCGGATGGTGCTGCGGTGGCTGATATCATTGGTGTTTTTGGGGCTGATACTGGCAGTATTGCAATGGGGATAGACCGGCAGGCGCTGGGTAATTTGGTGTTTGCCAACCCGCCGCGGCGCAAACAGCTTGAGGCGATTCTTCACCCTATGGTGCGCCAGCACCGTGACGCATTTATCCATCGGCATAGGGCAGCGGGCGCACCAGCTATTCTGTTGGATGTGCCGCTATTGTTTGAGACCGGCGGTGAGGCGATCTGTGATTATGTTATTGTGGTGTATGCAAGCACCGCAACCATCACCCAACGCGCATTGAGCCGCACCGGCATGACCGCGGCCAAGCTAGAGGCCATTCTGGCCTCGCAAATGCCGGTTGCCGAGAAAAAACAGCGCGCTGATCTATTGCTTGATACAGACCTTGATCAAGATGCCACAAGACAAGATTTAATCAGGTGGCTTTCGGCCATTGATGTGCCTATGGTTGAGGCGGGCAAATCGTGA
- a CDS encoding pyruvate, water dikinase regulatory protein produces MTKRRFLATSCQTMPNQTLHIHLVSDSTGETVHQVARACLAQFAGVKTVEHVWTLVRTTAHLQALFDGLDRYPGILLMSIIDQELRAKIDKTCHDKGVPAVSVLDPVVNLLTTVLGQSMTNLPGGQRRLDTAYFARMAAVDFAVSHDDGMNMSNLKTADMLIVGISRTSKTPTSMYLAHRGYKVANYALVPQVPFPQHYLDGLNIFVVGLTNDPKRLSQIRRTRQVAMQDTKNEDYANIDQITEEVRNARRLFASNKWPVIDVTRRSVEETAAAILQYYTQWQETQSPEPQSPESGHE; encoded by the coding sequence ATGACAAAACGGCGTTTTCTAGCTACATCTTGTCAGACGATGCCAAACCAAACGCTACATATCCACCTTGTCTCAGACTCGACCGGTGAAACCGTGCATCAGGTGGCGCGCGCGTGTCTTGCGCAGTTTGCCGGCGTTAAAACGGTTGAGCATGTCTGGACGCTGGTGCGGACAACGGCGCATCTTCAGGCGCTATTTGACGGGCTTGATCGTTACCCGGGCATTTTGCTGATGAGCATCATTGATCAGGAGCTGCGCGCCAAGATTGATAAAACTTGCCACGATAAAGGCGTTCCGGCCGTTTCAGTGCTTGATCCGGTGGTTAATCTTTTAACGACAGTGCTTGGTCAGTCCATGACAAATTTGCCCGGTGGACAGCGCCGGCTTGATACAGCTTATTTTGCACGTATGGCAGCGGTTGATTTTGCTGTTAGTCATGATGACGGCATGAATATGAGCAATCTGAAAACCGCTGATATGTTGATCGTCGGCATATCGCGTACCTCAAAAACGCCAACGTCAATGTATCTGGCGCATCGTGGCTATAAAGTTGCAAATTATGCGTTGGTTCCGCAGGTGCCATTTCCACAGCATTATCTAGATGGGCTGAATATCTTTGTCGTTGGCTTAACGAATGATCCAAAACGGCTTAGCCAAATTCGCCGTACCCGACAGGTGGCGATGCAGGACACAAAGAATGAAGATTATGCAAATATCGATCAGATCACTGAAGAAGTGCGCAATGCGCGGCGGCTTTTTGCCAGTAATAAATGGCCGGTAATTGATGTAACCCGCCGATCAGTCGAGGAAACAGCTGCGGCAATTTTGCAATATTATACGCAATGGCAAGAAACCCAATCACCCGAGCCTCAATCACCCGAGTCTGGTCATGAGTAA
- the secB gene encoding protein-export chaperone SecB encodes MAKNSKATKTPAAKDNGKSSSTDDTANVARQIIVHAQYVKDLSFENPNAPRVLIEGAGQPDVEITVNVGAQLIGENQYEVTLNLAAKATAKDSVLFLVDLTYAGLVSPEGTPADEINPLIMIEAPRLLFPFARAIISDATRDGGFMPLNIQPVDFVAVYQHNLAQQAAAKTSN; translated from the coding sequence ATGGCCAAAAATTCAAAAGCAACAAAAACACCAGCTGCCAAAGATAATGGAAAATCTTCGTCAACTGATGACACCGCGAATGTCGCCCGCCAGATCATTGTCCACGCACAATATGTCAAGGATCTTTCGTTTGAAAATCCAAACGCTCCACGTGTTCTGATCGAAGGCGCTGGCCAGCCTGACGTTGAAATCACGGTGAATGTTGGCGCCCAGCTTATTGGCGAGAATCAATATGAAGTCACGCTGAATCTTGCTGCCAAGGCAACCGCGAAAGACAGCGTATTATTTCTCGTAGACCTGACCTATGCAGGCCTGGTTTCACCTGAAGGCACACCAGCCGACGAGATTAATCCATTGATTATGATTGAAGCACCGCGGCTGTTATTCCCGTTTGCCCGCGCAATCATTTCAGACGCCACCCGCGATGGCGGCTTTATGCCACTTAATATTCAGCCCGTCGATTTTGTTGCCGTTTATCAGCATAATCTGGCACAACAGGCCGCCGCAAAGACTAGTAATTAA
- a CDS encoding nucleoside triphosphate pyrophosphatase has product MSKAPFVTLAGGDLVLASASAIRAKILADAGIGFRTYPVAIDEEAVRAAGMAEDVPAGDIAVMLAEIKAAAAVQRLAIENDLPKSYILGCDQILSCEGSIYGKPENRALAKAQLSALSGKTHHLLSAAVLFHRGARIWHHLSVAKITMRTLDESFIDAYLDQLGPAAFTSPASYQIEGLGAQLLARIEGCHYAILGLPLLELLGILRQHGLKPQTQSEAVSR; this is encoded by the coding sequence ATGAGTAAAGCGCCCTTTGTAACGCTGGCGGGCGGCGATCTTGTTCTGGCATCGGCAAGCGCAATACGCGCCAAAATTCTAGCCGATGCCGGCATTGGCTTTCGCACCTATCCAGTGGCAATTGATGAAGAGGCGGTGCGCGCTGCTGGCATGGCCGAGGATGTGCCAGCGGGTGATATCGCCGTAATGCTGGCCGAAATAAAAGCCGCCGCCGCGGTTCAGCGTCTGGCAATAGAGAACGACCTACCAAAATCTTATATTCTTGGCTGTGATCAAATCTTATCCTGCGAGGGGTCGATTTATGGAAAACCCGAAAACCGCGCTTTGGCAAAGGCACAGCTTAGCGCCTTATCGGGTAAAACCCATCATTTGTTAAGTGCGGCAGTTTTATTTCACCGGGGGGCGCGTATTTGGCATCATCTATCTGTCGCGAAAATTACCATGCGCACTCTCGATGAATCCTTTATTGACGCGTATCTCGACCAGCTTGGGCCAGCGGCGTTTACATCACCTGCAAGTTATCAGATCGAGGGACTCGGTGCGCAGCTTTTGGCGCGGATCGAGGGTTGTCATTATGCGATTTTAGGGCTGCCGCTACTCGAATTACTGGGTATTTTGCGGCAACATGGACTGAAACCCCAAACGCAAAGTGAAGCCGTCAGCAGATGA
- the dnaQ gene encoding DNA polymerase III subunit epsilon, with protein sequence MREIALDTETTGISPRDGHRIIEIGALELMHHLPTGRKLHLYINPERAIDDGAVAVHGITSEFLADKPVFADIVDEFLTFIGDDPLVIHNASFDMGFINAELKRLNRPVLPMSQSVDTLMMARKKFPGAQANLDALCRRFEIDNTHRDLHGALIDADLLAGVYIELLGGRQPGLLLDTASQNQTDEKTTPIHADLRPKFEIDGTNIRPIRAHAPTADELEAHANFIASIKDPIWQRD encoded by the coding sequence ATGCGTGAAATTGCTCTTGATACAGAAACCACCGGCATCAGCCCGCGTGACGGGCACCGTATTATCGAGATCGGCGCGCTGGAATTAATGCATCACCTGCCCACCGGGCGCAAATTGCATCTTTATATCAATCCAGAGCGCGCTATTGACGATGGTGCAGTTGCGGTTCATGGCATCACCAGTGAATTTCTGGCGGACAAGCCTGTCTTTGCCGATATTGTCGATGAATTTCTGACCTTTATCGGAGATGATCCGCTGGTCATTCACAATGCCAGCTTTGATATGGGCTTTATTAACGCCGAGTTAAAACGGCTGAACAGGCCGGTGCTGCCGATGAGCCAATCGGTCGATACATTGATGATGGCGCGAAAGAAATTTCCCGGCGCACAGGCCAATCTAGATGCCCTATGTCGCCGCTTTGAAATTGATAATACGCATCGTGATTTACACGGCGCGCTGATTGATGCCGATCTTTTGGCCGGGGTTTATATCGAACTGCTAGGGGGGCGGCAGCCGGGTCTATTATTAGATACGGCCAGCCAAAATCAAACCGATGAAAAGACCACGCCAATCCATGCCGATCTGCGCCCAAAATTTGAAATTGATGGCACGAATATCCGTCCTATTCGGGCACATGCGCCAACCGCTGATGAGCTAGAGGCGCATGCTAATTTTATTGCCAGTATAAAAGACCCGATTTGGCAGCGTGATTAA
- a CDS encoding Tim44/TimA family putative adaptor protein gives MQFIDIIIFAVIAVLLVLRLRSVLGQRTGYEQPQDEIRANRFDQTENDNEPVQLYPKAAGVAAHGLDALRQIDRSFNEKQFTDGATAAFEMILTAYAEGDLAQLKRLLGYDLLQSFTASIQARTAAKESLVITVDDIREVSILNISVIDQLASITVHFHSVQTRIAKDENGEIIESDDAEAREFSDIWTFERDLTLSDPNWKLVETESETAED, from the coding sequence TTGCAATTCATAGATATTATCATTTTTGCGGTTATTGCCGTTCTTTTGGTGCTTCGGCTTCGGTCGGTTCTGGGCCAACGCACGGGCTATGAGCAACCGCAGGATGAAATCCGCGCAAACCGGTTTGATCAAACCGAGAATGATAATGAACCGGTCCAGCTCTATCCAAAGGCGGCTGGTGTTGCGGCGCATGGTCTTGATGCGCTGCGCCAGATTGACCGTAGCTTTAATGAAAAACAGTTCACCGATGGCGCCACCGCTGCATTCGAGATGATTTTAACGGCCTATGCCGAGGGTGATCTTGCCCAATTAAAGCGGTTATTGGGCTATGATCTCTTGCAAAGCTTTACCGCCTCGATACAGGCGCGAACAGCGGCCAAAGAAAGCCTTGTTATTACCGTGGATGATATTCGCGAGGTCAGCATCCTCAATATCTCGGTGATTGATCAGCTTGCCAGCATTACGGTGCATTTCCATTCGGTCCAAACCCGTATCGCCAAAGACGAAAATGGTGAAATTATCGAATCAGACGATGCCGAGGCACGCGAATTTAGCGATATCTGGACATTTGAGCGTGATTTGACGCTGTCTGATCCTAATTGGAAATTGGTTGAAACCGAGTCCGAGACTG
- a CDS encoding FxsA family protein, whose translation MGLMIILGLLLWGWAEMSAFIFIGGEIGGLLTLLGVFVTAVFGIALLKRQGMSVLSRIQSDIAQGRAPVTSIADSISLLSGGALMLIPGYVTDAIGLLLFLPGIRTLAGVYLLQWLASSQRFRGFTNVGGGFGNSGFGNTRSTHGGSGDEPHGSFAKQRRYTNPDDDIIEGEFEEKPGDDHQLGNKNGKRH comes from the coding sequence ATGGGACTAATGATTATTCTTGGCCTGCTGTTATGGGGCTGGGCCGAGATGTCGGCCTTCATTTTCATTGGCGGTGAAATTGGCGGCTTGTTAACCCTTCTTGGCGTTTTTGTGACGGCAGTTTTTGGAATTGCGTTGCTAAAACGTCAGGGGATGTCAGTTTTAAGCCGTATCCAGAGTGATATTGCCCAAGGCCGTGCGCCGGTCACATCAATTGCTGATAGTATTTCGCTGCTTTCTGGCGGTGCCTTGATGCTGATACCCGGCTATGTAACCGATGCGATTGGTCTGTTGCTGTTTTTACCGGGTATCCGGACGCTGGCCGGTGTCTATCTGCTGCAATGGCTGGCGAGCAGTCAGCGGTTTCGTGGTTTTACGAATGTTGGGGGCGGGTTTGGCAATAGCGGGTTTGGCAACACCAGAAGCACGCATGGCGGCAGCGGTGATGAACCGCATGGCTCGTTCGCCAAACAGCGCCGTTACACAAATCCTGATGATGATATTATCGAAGGTGAGTTTGAAGAAAAACCCGGTGATGATCATCAGCTTGGCAATAAAAACGGCAAGCGGCATTAA